One window of Oscillatoria salina IIICB1 genomic DNA carries:
- a CDS encoding sulfite exporter TauE/SafE family protein, which yields MLLVMLSLLASQYFLDKVDLQVIAGLEPISILSWFVSTIAGGGSSLLLMPIIGLFLGAAAIAPVTTTGAILGNADRAFAYRKHINWGVILWEVPGAIFGSLMGAFILTKVRVEWIGVFVGIFLIVSALNYLLKEFRPKETEAKGFHVRAWYFLPGGFVYSLLSGILGSMGPLLAPFYIGFGLQKEELLATQATARVVVHIVKIFSYAIFGILLTQHLIYGLFIGLAAIPGNWLGHLVLQRISENRFRQLVMIFVMFSGLLMLWQEWSFLF from the coding sequence ATGTTATTAGTAATGCTGAGTTTATTAGCTAGTCAGTATTTTTTAGATAAAGTAGACCTTCAGGTAATAGCTGGCTTAGAACCAATTAGTATTTTGAGTTGGTTTGTTAGCACGATCGCCGGGGGAGGTAGCTCTTTACTTTTAATGCCGATTATCGGATTATTTTTGGGAGCAGCCGCGATCGCGCCAGTCACCACAACCGGAGCCATTCTCGGAAATGCTGACCGCGCCTTTGCTTATCGAAAACACATCAACTGGGGTGTGATTCTGTGGGAAGTTCCTGGTGCTATCTTTGGTAGCTTGATGGGGGCTTTCATCTTAACCAAAGTGCGCGTTGAGTGGATTGGTGTTTTTGTCGGCATTTTCTTAATCGTTTCCGCCCTCAACTATTTACTCAAAGAATTCCGCCCCAAGGAAACAGAAGCAAAAGGTTTCCACGTTCGGGCTTGGTATTTTCTACCTGGGGGCTTTGTCTATTCGCTGTTGTCAGGAATTCTTGGAAGTATGGGACCTTTGTTAGCGCCCTTTTATATTGGCTTTGGACTGCAAAAAGAAGAGTTGCTAGCAACCCAAGCTACTGCAAGGGTGGTGGTTCACATCGTGAAAATCTTTTCCTACGCGATTTTTGGCATTCTCCTGACTCAACATCTCATTTATGGCTTATTTATCGGTTTGGCGGCAATACCGGGCAATTGGCTGGGTCATTTGGTGTTACAACGCATCAGTGAAAATAGATTTCGCCAGTTGGTGATGATTTTTGTCATGTTTAGTGGTTTGCTAATGTTATGGCAAGAATGGTCATTTTTGTTTTAG
- a CDS encoding sensor histidine kinase: MGHLVSYHSSGHLVQDFSSEILSPYLSPGSDRDLSLDSTLRELPLYDFRAELTCLGIEVARIFQKDALLPGAILTEEGEYAGIISRRQFLEFLLLPHGRELFLQHPLEVLHSYNRQETLILPGDTPILSAAQQALRRSPLLQSEPIVVKLEPSVYRLLDFQQLNLASWQIRGIETQVRYERTQARIIQTEKMASLGRLVDGIAHEILDPVGFIWGNLTYVSTYTEALLELIAAYEEICQETNAEIVRLKEEIELDFLQQDLPRAVGSIKTGAERLKKLSVSLQNFCHIDEVYPKPADINSCLDGIILLLKNRLQSEIEIVKNYGHLPPVTCYIGEISQVFMNILTNAVDALLNEAVSQKLAQEYGRKRQETVNEKPRIEITTQVWFADTKHTKTSVERWVSVRIRDNGPGMPQKTQREIRETFSVKKRAAKETSLAVSYQIVTAKHGGEIKLRSQPGMGTEFEILLPLV; this comes from the coding sequence ATGGGGCATCTCGTGTCGTATCATTCGTCAGGACATCTTGTGCAGGACTTTAGTTCTGAAATTTTATCTCCTTATTTGTCACCGGGAAGCGATCGCGACCTGAGTTTGGATTCTACGCTCCGAGAATTGCCTTTGTATGATTTTCGGGCAGAATTGACTTGTTTGGGGATAGAAGTAGCCAGAATTTTCCAAAAAGATGCTTTATTGCCCGGAGCGATCTTGACAGAAGAAGGAGAATATGCTGGGATAATTTCGCGACGACAATTCCTAGAATTTTTGCTGTTACCCCACGGACGAGAGTTATTTTTACAGCATCCGTTAGAAGTTCTCCACAGTTACAATCGTCAAGAAACCTTGATTTTACCTGGGGATACGCCAATTTTATCAGCAGCGCAACAGGCATTGCGGCGATCGCCACTTTTACAATCAGAACCAATTGTCGTAAAATTAGAACCCTCAGTTTATCGTCTTTTAGATTTTCAGCAGTTAAATCTCGCTTCTTGGCAAATTCGTGGAATCGAAACTCAAGTACGTTACGAACGCACCCAAGCGCGAATCATTCAAACTGAAAAAATGGCAAGTTTGGGGCGTTTAGTTGATGGTATTGCACACGAAATTTTAGATCCAGTGGGTTTTATTTGGGGTAATTTAACTTACGTTTCTACTTATACAGAAGCATTATTAGAATTAATAGCTGCTTATGAAGAAATTTGTCAGGAAACAAACGCAGAAATTGTTCGATTAAAAGAAGAAATTGAACTAGATTTTTTACAGCAAGATTTACCGAGAGCAGTTGGTAGTATTAAAACTGGCGCAGAACGCTTAAAAAAGTTATCAGTTAGCTTGCAAAACTTTTGTCATATTGACGAAGTTTATCCGAAACCAGCAGATATTAATTCTTGTTTAGATGGAATTATTTTGCTCTTAAAAAATCGCCTGCAAAGCGAAATTGAAATAGTCAAAAACTACGGTCATCTGCCGCCAGTAACTTGTTATATCGGCGAAATATCGCAAGTTTTTATGAATATTTTGACAAATGCTGTTGACGCTTTGCTTAACGAAGCTGTCAGTCAGAAACTCGCTCAAGAATATGGGAGAAAAAGACAAGAAACAGTTAATGAAAAACCGCGCATCGAAATAACAACCCAAGTCTGGTTTGCCGATACAAAACATACTAAAACCAGTGTCGAACGCTGGGTTTCCGTTCGTATTAGGGACAACGGACCCGGAATGCCGCAAAAGACTCAACGAGAAATTCGCGAGACTTTTTCCGTGAAAAAACGAGCCGCCAAAGAGACAAGTTTAGCCGTCAGTTATCAAATTGTAACCGCCAAACACGGAGGGGAAATTAAGCTGCGATCGCAACCGGGAATGGGAACAGAATTTGAAATTCTTTTACCTTTAGTTTGA
- a CDS encoding leucine-rich repeat domain-containing protein, protein MVQQEQEEKKIIENSSEVTRNSDVQEDFPISNSQTSFMHLTENNSSKLGSLQSLRHLTHLSLSANQIIDLTPLCSLVNLKWLMLDVKQVSDFSPLRSLNNLEDLMIHNHKISNLEPLSSLLNLVNLQLTSNQINNLNPLQSLSKLKTLFFWNTQISDLSPLRSLLNLKVLHLGNNQISDLSPLKDLPKLKTFRIFRVHLSRKYWTRINEWKAEWLLTETNAAIRRVLIRQIGYKRICSELGATEIDAWREYVLFRIDAEIDTEPIFLLKMIDSSTNDIYFLRVPPNLNSAREAIRWLNHGIDPEEFAIET, encoded by the coding sequence ATGGTACAGCAAGAGCAAGAGGAAAAAAAAATAATCGAAAATTCATCTGAAGTAACCAGGAATTCTGACGTACAAGAAGATTTTCCTATTTCAAATAGTCAAACAAGTTTCATGCATTTAACAGAAAATAATAGTTCTAAGTTAGGTTCTCTACAATCATTAAGGCACTTAACACATTTAAGCTTGTCTGCTAATCAAATTATTGATCTTACTCCATTATGCTCGCTAGTCAACTTAAAGTGGTTAATGTTGGATGTAAAGCAAGTTAGTGATTTTAGTCCATTGCGCTCGTTGAACAACTTAGAAGATTTAATGATTCATAATCATAAAATTAGTAACCTAGAACCATTAAGTTCGCTATTGAACTTAGTAAATTTACAGTTGACTAGCAACCAAATTAATAATTTGAATCCATTACAATCCCTTTCTAAGTTAAAAACTTTATTTTTTTGGAATACTCAAATTAGTGACCTCAGCCCTCTAAGATCGCTTCTTAATTTAAAAGTTTTGCATTTAGGTAATAATCAAATTAGTGACCTCAGCCCACTAAAAGATCTACCTAAATTAAAAACATTTCGTATTTTTCGTGTTCACCTTTCTAGAAAATATTGGACTCGCATTAATGAGTGGAAAGCGGAATGGCTTTTGACAGAAACAAATGCAGCAATCAGACGAGTTCTTATCCGACAAATAGGTTATAAAAGAATTTGTTCGGAATTAGGAGCAACAGAAATTGATGCTTGGAGAGAATATGTTTTATTTAGAATTGATGCTGAGATAGACACAGAACCAATTTTTCTTTTGAAAATGATTGACTCTAGCACCAATGACATTTACTTTCTGAGAGTACCACCAAATCTCAACTCAGCGCGTGAAGCTATTCGCTGGCTAAATCACGGTATTGACCCCGAAGAATTTGCCATTGAAACTTAA
- a CDS encoding cupin domain-containing protein: MQAQASSIESTNINDRVTNSPEPQVYQVRTQLLSKGRSDYVLASTDLMSVRIKCYAQGGENVLHSHPGEDHTFVVLAGKARFFGKDGEVAELSRNQGILLPRGTYYKFQSCGDEPLVLLRVGAEKEKLPVSRIGVDGESLPGKSKANKHEDGVPIEGVFYE, encoded by the coding sequence ATGCAAGCTCAAGCGTCATCGATAGAATCGACTAATATTAACGATCGGGTCACGAATTCTCCCGAACCACAAGTTTATCAAGTCAGAACCCAGCTTTTGAGCAAAGGTCGAAGTGATTACGTTCTTGCAAGTACAGATCTCATGTCAGTGAGAATCAAGTGCTACGCTCAAGGTGGAGAAAATGTTCTTCATAGCCACCCAGGTGAAGATCATACTTTTGTTGTTCTCGCAGGTAAAGCCCGCTTTTTTGGTAAAGATGGAGAAGTGGCTGAGTTGTCCCGAAATCAAGGAATTCTGCTACCTCGTGGAACTTATTACAAGTTTCAAAGCTGCGGAGATGAACCCCTGGTTTTGTTGCGCGTAGGTGCAGAAAAAGAAAAACTTCCTGTCAGCCGTATTGGGGTCGATGGTGAGTCTTTACCGGGGAAATCCAAAGCGAATAAGCATGAGGATGGGGTTCCGATTGAAGGTGTTTTCTACGAGTAG